The region ATACGACCTGCAGATGCGCACCTTCCACGACGTGAAAAAACCGGACACCACCCTGACCCTGTTCGGCGCCAAGCTCTCCATGCCGATCCTCTCCGGCGTAACCGGCGGCGTGACCTATAACATGGGGCTGGGGGGCAAGGTCGGCGAAGAGGAGTACGCCGAAGGGATCATCGGCGGTTGCGTCCAGGCCGGCACCCTGGGCTTTGCGGCGGACGGCATCGGCGACCCGCTTTCGGTCTACGAGACCAGGCTGAAGACCGTGGCCAAGTACCGCGGGATGGCCGTGGCCCAGATCAAGCCGCGCACCCAGGCCGAGATCATCGAGCGCATCCGCCTGATTGAACAGACCGGCGCGCCGTTCTTTGCCATCGACATCGATTCCGCCGGCCGTGCGGGGCGCGCCCTGCCGGGCAAGACCGTCGAGCCCAAGACCCTGAAGCAACTCCGGGAGATCGCCAAATCCACCAAGCTGCCATTCCTGATCAAAGGGGTCATGACCCCCGAGGAGGCGCTCATGGCCCTTGAGGCCGGTGCCGCCGGCATCGTCGTCTCGAACCACGGCGGCCGGGTCCTGGACCACACGCCGGGAACCGCCCAGGTGCTGCCCGCCATTGCCGACAAGGTCAAGGGGCGGATGGTCATCCTGGCCGACGGCGGGGTGCGCTACGGCGCCGACGTGCTGAAGATGCTGGCCCTGGGCGCCAATGCGGTGCTGATCGGCCGTCCCCTCGTCCGGGGTTCGGTGGGGGGCGGCGCCGAAGGGGTGGCGCTCATGCTCAAGAAGTTGCAGGATGAGTTGGTCGTGGCCATGACCCTCACCGGCACCGCCGACGTGAAAAAGGTGAGCAGGAACATTCTGGCATAATCACTCATTACCTGATGGGCGTGACGGGGGAGCGCCGGGAGGCACCCTGTTGGCAAATCCCCTGCCATGCCCATTGTCCGGAGATAACCATGCGAAACGTGTTAGCAGTAGGTGTGATCGCCCTGGCCCTTTGCGCCCTGGGCAGCGTGGTGTTCGCCACCAGCGACAAGGCGCTGTTGTACGGAGGAGCGGGGCAGGGCAGGGTTATATTTGACGGAAGGCTCCATGCCTCCAGGGGGCTGGTGTGCAAGGACTGCCACAGCGCCATCTTCGATACGAAAAAGAAGGCCCTGATGACCATGGATGACCATTTCAAGGCCGTGGCATGCTTCACCTGCCATGACGGCACGAAGGTGTTCAACGATTGCGAAAAATGCCACCGGAAACTTTGATGCCGGGTCAGTTGCAACGCTATCCAACTCAGAGAGGAGAACTACCCATGAAACGTATGTTCCGGTTGCAGGGCGGCATCCTGGCCGCGGCCATGACCTTCTGTCTGGCACAGGGGGCTTTGGCCCAGGAGGTCAGGCTGAATGGGGCGGCCAGCGTCGTCACTGACCTGGTCGCGCCGCACCAGGCCGCCGTGGAAAAGGCCACCGGCCACAAGCTGATCGTGGACAAGAGCAATGCCGGCAAAGGCTTGATCGACCTCATCGACGGGAAGTGCGACGCCGCCATGGCGTCGGCCTCCCTGGACGCCACCGTGAAGGCGGCCAAATCGGCCGGTCTCACCAAGGCGGTGCCGGATCTGAAGATGCATGTCATCGCAAAATCGGAGGTGGTTTTTGTCGTGCACCCCTCCAACCCGGTGAAGAGCCTTACCTGGGAGCAGATCAAGGACATCCACACCGGCAAGATCGCCAACTGGAAGGACGTGGGGGGCAAGGACCTGCCGATCACCGTCTATACCGACGCCAAGGCCAGTGCCACCCGCGGGCTGATCAAGCAGGTCGTCATGGCCAACAGCGAATATGCGGCCAGCGCCAAGGCGGTGGGATTCGTGAAAGAGGTGAACGACAAGGTGGCCGTGGATGCCAGCGGCATCGGCGGTCTCGGCCTCGGTTTCGTCGATCCGGCCCAGGTGACGGTCGTCGCCACCAAGAAGATCGAACGGCCGCTGGGCTTCATC is a window of Geobacter sp. FeAm09 DNA encoding:
- a CDS encoding alpha-hydroxy-acid oxidizing protein: MSEELIESAEQESAGVSRRNFIKTAAVVGASVLAVQAVGRTEAHAAEDAKKEAKAASAAAAGGGAKKLSDVLKVAREKMYPRCRVCPECDGVACSGEVPGMGGIDSGKAFRNNLQALAKYDLQMRTFHDVKKPDTTLTLFGAKLSMPILSGVTGGVTYNMGLGGKVGEEEYAEGIIGGCVQAGTLGFAADGIGDPLSVYETRLKTVAKYRGMAVAQIKPRTQAEIIERIRLIEQTGAPFFAIDIDSAGRAGRALPGKTVEPKTLKQLREIAKSTKLPFLIKGVMTPEEALMALEAGAAGIVVSNHGGRVLDHTPGTAQVLPAIADKVKGRMVILADGGVRYGADVLKMLALGANAVLIGRPLVRGSVGGGAEGVALMLKKLQDELVVAMTLTGTADVKKVSRNILA
- a CDS encoding c(7)-type cytochrome triheme domain-containing protein yields the protein MRNVLAVGVIALALCALGSVVFATSDKALLYGGAGQGRVIFDGRLHASRGLVCKDCHSAIFDTKKKALMTMDDHFKAVACFTCHDGTKVFNDCEKCHRKL
- a CDS encoding substrate-binding domain-containing protein; protein product: MKRMFRLQGGILAAAMTFCLAQGALAQEVRLNGAASVVTDLVAPHQAAVEKATGHKLIVDKSNAGKGLIDLIDGKCDAAMASASLDATVKAAKSAGLTKAVPDLKMHVIAKSEVVFVVHPSNPVKSLTWEQIKDIHTGKIANWKDVGGKDLPITVYTDAKASATRGLIKQVVMANSEYAASAKAVGFVKEVNDKVAVDASGIGGLGLGFVDPAQVTVVATKKIERPLGFITVGAPSAPVQKVMDAFRAASGN